DNA sequence from the Halorussus limi genome:
GGCGGCACGCTCACGCTCATCGGCACCTCGACCAACATCCTCGCTAGCGACCTCGCGGCGCAACTCGGCGCCCAGAACCCCGAGGCGTTCCCCGGCCTCCACGCGTTCTCGATGTTCGAGTTCACCAAACTCGGCGTCATCGTCTCCGTCGTCGGCGCGGCGTACCTCATGACGGTCGGCCGGTGGCTCACCCCCGCGCGAATCCCCGTTCGCGAGGACCTCACCGAGGAGTTCGGACTGGAGGAGTATCTGACCGAGGCGACCGTCACCGCCGATTCGCCGCTGGTCGGCCGGACCGTCGCCGACGCGCTCGACGACACCGAGTTCGACGTGGACCTCGTGCAACTCATCCGGGAGGGCCAGACGTTCGTGGAACCGCTCGGCCCGAAGGAGATTCAGGCGGGCGACATCTTCGCGCTCCGGACCGACCGCGAGACGCTCGTCGGTCTCATCGACGCCGAGGGACTCCGACTCCTGCCCGACGTGAGCGTGGACGAGGACGAACTGGAGAGCGGTAACGCCGACCAGAGCCTCGTGGAAGTCGTCATCGCGCCGCGCTCGTCGCTGGTCGGCGAGACGCTCGCCTCCGCCAACTTCCGGGACCGCTACGACGCAACGGTGCTGGCCCTCCGGCGCGGTCCCGAGTACATCCGCAAGCGCATGGACCACGCCGAGTTGCAGGTCGGCGACACGCTGCTCGTGCAGGCGACCCCCGACAGCATCTCGCGCCTGAACGTCAACCGCGACTTCATCGTGGCTCAGGAGATAGAGCGCCCCGACTACCGCGAGTCGAAGATTCCGCTCGCCATCGGCATCGTCGGGGCCGTGGTCGCTGTCGCCGCCCTCGACGTGCTTCCCATCATGGTCTCGGCGCTCACGGGTGCGCTGGTGATGGTCCTGACCGGCGTCCTCAAGCCCCCGGAGGTCTACGACGCCGTGGAGTGGGACGTCATCTTCCTGCTGGCGGGCGTCATCCCGCTGGGAATCGCGATGCAGCAGACCGGCGCGGCCGACCTGATAGCCGACTTGCTGGTGCTGTCGGCCGACTTCATGCCGCCAATCGCGGTGCTGGGCCTGTTCTACATCGTGACCGCGATGCTGACCAACATCGTCAGCAACAACGCCAGCGTGGTGTTGATGATTCCGGTCGCGGCCGAGGCCGCCGCCCAACTCGACGCCAACGCCTTCGCGTTCGTCCTCGCGGTCACCTTCGCGGCCTCGACGGCGTTCATGACGCCGGTGGGTTACCAGACGAACCTCTTCGTCTACGGCCCCGGCGGCTACAAGTTCACCGACTAC
Encoded proteins:
- a CDS encoding SLC13 family permease — translated: MVVVFAVILAALVLFATEPVPIDITAIGIMVALMVLEPWTRVSPAEGVSGFASSATVTVLAMFILSYGVQRTGAVQILGRKIAAFTKDDENRQLGATIGVVGSISGFINNTAAVAILMPMVTDLAHEGKTSPSKLLLPLSYASMFGGTLTLIGTSTNILASDLAAQLGAQNPEAFPGLHAFSMFEFTKLGVIVSVVGAAYLMTVGRWLTPARIPVREDLTEEFGLEEYLTEATVTADSPLVGRTVADALDDTEFDVDLVQLIREGQTFVEPLGPKEIQAGDIFALRTDRETLVGLIDAEGLRLLPDVSVDEDELESGNADQSLVEVVIAPRSSLVGETLASANFRDRYDATVLALRRGPEYIRKRMDHAELQVGDTLLVQATPDSISRLNVNRDFIVAQEIERPDYRESKIPLAIGIVGAVVAVAALDVLPIMVSALTGALVMVLTGVLKPPEVYDAVEWDVIFLLAGVIPLGIAMQQTGAADLIADLLVLSADFMPPIAVLGLFYIVTAMLTNIVSNNASVVLMIPVAAEAAAQLDANAFAFVLAVTFAASTAFMTPVGYQTNLFVYGPGGYKFTDYVRVGTPLQMLFAVVTTAGIAAIWGV